Genomic segment of Gymnogyps californianus isolate 813 chromosome 16, ASM1813914v2, whole genome shotgun sequence:
GGCCAGACAGTATTACTCAGCCACGCACCACGCTCTGTGCCCACACCACACTGCAGCAGTGGGGACAAACTTCAGCAAAGAACGTAGGCAGGGTAAGTCACCGCTGGCCTCATGCCAGGGCCAATCGCTTGGTAACCACCATGACTatgtttgttatttaaatacagaaacaacTACATGATGGCAGGAACGGGTCAGAAGCCAATGGAAACCCAAGAGGAATCCCTTcgggcagagcagggctcaCGTTTCATGCAGGATGAGTTCCTGCCTCTCTCCCATCAGCTGgtttcacacacacacccgTGCACAGATACACACACGTGTTCGTTTAACAGCCATAGGGATTCTGGACTCTGATCCAGGCAGAATTACCACACTGTGCCCCTGTGGCTGGCTTGCCTAATCCAACGCTGAACAAGGCCCCACTGAGAGATCAGGCGCTGCCAAAGCAAGCCCTGCACAAGAGGTGTCAGAGGGATGCCTGATGTTTATTTTGCGGAGCCTTTATTCAAGTGACTTTCAAATGacatgagttaaaaaaaataattaaaaagtcatGGCAAAACCCCATGTGAGCTACAAGAACATACCTTCTTGGGGCTTGGCTTTCCAGGAACTATATACACGCATCTCGTATGATCTTTGAAACCATCCAGCTCTGGCAAGAAAGTTCTCTACAACACTTCCTCTGTCCCAGCTCTGGGGAGGTCTCATAACTGATCCCGAACCTGGCTGTGGTTAGTAAGAGCAACCTGTCAGCCTGAATCACCAGAAACTACCCCGTGTCGAGACGCGGGCACAGCCCTTCCAGGACGTCCAGCCAGAGCGCTGCACTTTTTTTGCTGGTTCCATGAACCTGCCTCCTGAAGCCATCAGCTTTACATCCTGAACTCCCAGGCTTGCCCATTAACAACTCTACTTTTCTGTCTAAATGCCGAGAGATCCGTTACCAAGATGTTAACATACCAAAAACCTCAAAACCTCCAACCCCCCACAACCAAAAAAGCCTCACAAAACACCAGCAAAAAGGACCTCATGCCCACAGAAGAGCCGACAGCGGCTTATATCAAATTGCACACAAACGTACCAAGGAATCCCTCGGAGGTGTGCAATTGCATGTTTCCTTCACACCATGTGCTTCCTATCCAAGacaaacacagaacagcagCTCAAGGCGGGGCTGCACATTTGTCATGCTGCTAGACTGTTtactgcttttggtttttttaaatgcagttttaagCAAAAAGAGAACTTTTTGGTACAACCCATGAGATGGGTTGAAGACTGTCAACTGGTAACTCCCACATGAAGCCTACAGATCTTGGGTGGCTCTTTTACAGCAGTGCCAAGTCTGCGTCTGAGAGGTTCACTCCAGCCCAGGCTGAGTTGCTCCAGTAACAGTGAATGTGGAAAATCAGGGACCGTGCTTCTAGTCTGAGACTGAGACGCTTCAGCTTCTGGCCTTTGctgatgctgcttctgctgatCGAAAGCACCACCAGAAATACCTCTCTCACCTATTTAAGAGCACATCACTGTCCCATATCACCTTTGTAACCTTTGGAAATTAATTGACATGTTAATTCCGTGCTAATAAATGAAGTTCAGAGTGCAGCACCAACACTTGGCATGCCATAGATATCTTTTGCTCATGAGTGTTTTGCACCAGTGCTCCAGATCTAGGACTCTCCCCTCCTAAGCCCCACGCCTACATATATATTCTCTGAAGCAGCCTGGAGTTTGATTCCTTCACTCCAGCCCTCCGTGACCCTCCAAACCCCATCTACAGGTTCCTTGCCCCAGGAAGggaatttttatttgtgtgacTTCTCAGAGACTTAATCTGTACAAAACAGGTACGACTTTTACAACACGCACCCTTCACCAAACACCGAGAAGGAAGGAACACCCtgaatgcaaacagaaaacaggtttCACACACGGCAGGTGTTGACGGAAAGACCAGCAAGAAAAGAAGGGGCCAATAGAGCACAGAGTGTCACCGAAACAGGCAAACTGGCAGCAGTCTTTCCCTGTTCTCAACCCTGTAATACGGGCTTGGCTGGCATAAAGGACAGCAGGTTCCAGCCCAGGCGCAAGGGGCCAGAGCCTACGCCACATTTGATTCGACTTGGTGAAGGGGCCAAGAGTGGTACCAGCCCTGGACCCGTGCTCCCTGCTAATCTGGAGGGGGCTGTTCCCACAGAAGACATGAGGCATCCAGGCAAGATAATGGTTccccagcagaagcaggaaggaCCTGCACCAACAGTGTGCAAAGTAATCGACTTGAGCGCTCTCCAGACCAATCTTCCACCCGTGCTGTGAAGATTTCTAAGAGAATGAATGAATGCAATAGGGATGGAAATGGGAGAGAGCACCAAAAGACACAACAGGACAAAAAGGCTGAAAGAATGGCCCGTGCTGGTACCAACAGCCACGCTCCCAGGACAGTGCTCCCAGCAGTAAATTTGAGGAACGTGGTGTTTCCATCAAAATCAGAAGGCTGCACGGTAAGACTTGGCACAGACAACTCATCAGCTGAGGACCCTCCATTCTCACACCAAAAGGATGGCAACAAGGAACGGCACAGCACACCTAtttcaaatatgtatttcaatcaagggaaaaaagacagtGAGCAGCAGCCCCCGTCTTAAGATTTATGAAGGCTCAAGTCAGCCAGATTCTGAGGCAAAGGGCCACCCTGGAACAGCTACAGGGTACAAGAGCTCTGTCCAAAAACTAGTTCATCATCACCAATGAAGAAGGAACTGAAGAGACGTAGTGAGGACTTAACAGCTGGCATTTCGTCCTCTGCATCGCACACAACTGATCCTTGACAGGCCATTTAGACACACGACTCGGTGCTTGTGAGTGAACGTGTAATTGAGTAGTATCAGCCTGCTCACAAATTCTGCGTGATAAGGCTACCTTGCCCTTTTTTACACTATTTTTCCACCAGTGCTGGATGAATCTGGGGTCCTGTGAGACTCAGGGGAGGAAATTCACAGACACGGGACAGACTTACTGGCTACCAGGAGCTGGACCCTGTGCTCGTGGTCCGTCTTGTTCAGCACTTCCTTGCAAGTGTAGTTGCCTTCGTCCTGCACACGCAGCTCTGTGATGCGCAGAGAGCTGTTGTCAACCAGGGAGAAACGGACGTCCGGGGGGAAGGCGACCCTTGAGGAGAAGAGTGGGGGGAAAGAGTGCGGATCCCCTTGAAACCAGACCACCTCGGTTGCTTCTTTGGAGACATTTCGGCATAAAAGGAGGATGCTTCCTCCAACCTTCCCAAAGACCACTTCCTCTGTTCCTGCAAAACGGAAGGGACAGTGTTAGGGATGTAGGGAACCGGCAAAGCCCTCTTCTGTCAGCAAAGACCGAGACATCTGATATATATCTGAGATCCACGTTTGGCGACTATAAACGTTCAGTGCAGACACACGATCAGGAAGAGGGACACAGCTTAAAAGGCTCAACAGGAAAGCAAGGACAAGCTATTTCTGCCCGAGAGAGGAGGGCAACGAACAAGTGACCTGAAGGAGCCAGAGAAGAGCGGTGTTAGAGCACTAACGATGTTGGGTCACAGCAACGTCCATGCTTAGCCAACATTTTGCTGGTCCACTTGCCCAAGTAGCCTCATCCCTGCACCGCTCAGGGGAGCGCACGGTACcgaaaaaggagacaaaaaccTCCTCGATATCGGTAGCCGTCCAGGAAGATGACACAACTGTTCATATCCCCCTTTTGCCTTTCCTACTTTCCCCTTGCCCTGCCAAATGGCACTTGGACCCTACAGCAGCTCAAGGGTCTGCAGGAGTCCTCCCTTCTACCAGCCCCCTCAGCGTCTGCCCTGCTTGTTTTCAAAGGGGAATCTTGTTACTTTCagcacaaaaaaattactttaaaaaaaaaaccagtgttAGGACGTGCTGGGGAGCTCCCCTCAGGAGCACGGTGCACTGAGGTACCACTGTAACAGTCACCCACACCCGGTcgccgctcccctcccctcagccccgctACCTGCGGCGTCCCAGCGCGGCACCAGCCTCCAGACGCAAAGGGCGAGGAAGAACCGGGCTGGCGGCGTCCCGCCGGGGAGCCGCATCGCCGTGTACCGCCGCCAGAGCCTCCCGCCTCGGGGAGGCGGCGCTGCCTGGCCTCCGCCCCGGCGAGCGGACAGGGGAGGGCGAGCGGGCCACGGGCCCGCTCGCCCTCCCCTGTCCGCTCGCCGGGGCCTGTGAAGGGGGTCATGTATCAGTCCCCGCCGCCTGAGCCCCGCCATCTTGGACGCCCGCCATGTTGGGCGCCCCCCGACCCCCCGCCATCTTGGGggcacttccccccccccccccccgccatctTGGGCAGCCCCCTCAGAGCGGCCCGCAGCCGTTCCCTGCCCGGGGAGCCAGGCACTGACCTCGGGTGCAGTTCGAGGATCGGGAACGATTAACGCAAGGAGGATGGTGTTTCCAGAGGACAAAACTAAGTGAAGGTAGTAAGTGAAACCCCGGCCGCCCCGAGGATCTTCCGTAATTCAGCCACTTAGAGACACCCGAAAAGCAGCGGGAGCGTGAAGACCAGTGGTAAATGACCATGAACTGTGCCACAAACTGTATGATTCTTGGGtatgggcaaaaaaaaaaaaaaatatagcaggCAGCAGGTTAAACCaaagctggagaggaaagaagcagagcACAGACCAAAGAGAgactgggaggaggaagcaggtgGAAAGGGTAAAGGATGAGCTTCTCCACAGCTGGAGGGGTCCCAAGGAAAGAGGcaacaaggaaagagaaaggtacgaaggttttcagtttctttaaaggTGTCCCTCGCATTCCCCTGGGTGAATGTAACAAAGCACAGCCAGCATGCTGATAAATTTCAGCAGCGGATGCATTAGGAGGAATTCTCCCaatgacagggtttttttgctgagtGATGCAAAGTGGACCCAGTGGTCCTGCATTGCCCACCACTGCAGACAACAACTTCCAGGCTGGTTTGTTGTATGTAGTATTACATAGATCACTTCTGTGCACAACCCCACAACAAGGGCTGTAAAGCATGTAGGTATCCTCAGGTTCTTCCAGGACATCTTACCGCTTGGGGAAGGCACAACACGGCCAGCTCTCCAGCAGCCATCACACACTGGGCTAAGGCGTTGGGCTAAGGCGTACATGGCGCAGAGTGCCGAGATCCGCGGGGCTGCCCCCACTGGGCCCTGGCACATAAATTATAACCTAATTAACGGCAAGGCAAGGCTGTTAATCaggggcagcagtgctgctttagGTAATCGCTCTGCCAGTGCTCGGCCTCTCCCGCCCGGGACGAAGACCGGGGCGGCACTGCCGGCCGGGGAagccggcccccggccccggccccggcccgccggcTGGGGGCACCCCAACAGCTGGAGCGGGGGAAAGGCTAGCGGCGCGCCGCCACCAATGGGAGCGGAGCGTGGCGGCGCCTCCGCCAATGGGAACGGGGGGCGGGCCGAGGGGGTGGGCGGTGATTGGGCGGCGCGGGCGCAGTGCGCGGAGCGgagtgcagcagcagccatgcCGGTGGATCTGGGGCTGTGGAGCGGGCCGCTGAGCCTCACCGAGGTGGAGCAGAAGCCGGTGCACCCGCTGCGGGTCAAGTATGGCTCCGTGGAGATAGACGAGCTGGGCAAGGTGCTCACGCCCACTCAGGTGAGCGGGGCTCGGCTCCGCCGTCGGGGGTGTGTCGCACGGGGGCACGGCAAAATGGCGGGGGGTGGCCGGGCCTCTTGCGCCTTCGCTCTGGCAGCGCCCATCGGAGCCTGAGCGAGTGCggggggggcagagagaggTGCCCTGCTTTGCTGCCGACTTGTACGGGGGCGGCATGGTCAGGCCTGGCTCCGTGCGGCAGGAGAAATCCCGCTGGGTGCGAGCTGGCCTTGAACACCTCGGGTGTTGCTGCCTGCGCTGGTCACACGTGGCCTCCATGTGCAGTGCAGCTGGCTGGCGCAGGCTGcgtgctgcagggctggctgctcgTGCTAACGCTGTCATCCCTTCAGGTCCAGCATCGGCCCACCAGCATTGAGTGGGCTGGCTGCGATCCCCAGAAGCTTTACACTCTGGTTCTCACAGACCCCGATGCTCCCAGTAGGAAGGACCCAAAGTTCAGGTAACGGGGGTGGGCAACTCCCTATTTTGCCTGGGGAACATGGAGCCTCCCTCTTGGTCTGAGCAGAGGCTTAGGAGGTCGGGAATGTGCTCCACCTAAGGTGCAGCAGTGAGTCTGTGGCTTGGGATAGAAACAGTGCCCTTGCACCTCTCCTTGAGACAAGGACAGCATGGGGAGGAGCAGCTGCTTTTGCCAGGGGTGTTTGGAGGTCTGTTGTAGCTTGAAGAAGCACAGCATCTGCTGCTTGCTCTAATTTGGCACATGTGTGAGTTGAAATTAGGTCTGTCTGTGCTAGCAGTGGAGTCTTAAACCTGGGACCAGCTCACCTTTCTCAAATCAGGCTCAGAAGTGTGTGGAATACCCACTCGTAGGGGTTAGGCTCTGGGTTTCCCAGAGCCGCAAGGCAGGATGACAGAGCTGGTTTTGACAGGCTCTGCATCCTGAAGGAGGCAGTACCTGCTCTAGGACTGGTGCTCCTGGGGTTTGGCAAACCAGGAGTGGCAGCTGTTAGCTTCAGTTACCCTACACTGACAGCCGTAcggagaagcagcagcttggaGGAATGAAGGGTCTTAGCTGAGGCTGTGATGCAGTCTGATTGGTTTTTGCCTTCTCCTTTCAGGGAATGGCATCACTTCCTGGTGACCAACATGAAAGGCAACAATGTGGGGAGTGGGACTGTGCTGTCGGATTACGTCGGCTCCGGACCTCCCAAAGGAACAGGTCGGTACCTGGCTGCAGCCGTTCCCACGCTCTGAGCGCGGCGGCGCCGTGTGGATCAAATGCGGTGCgcaggggagggtgggggggtcTGCAGAATACTGGCTGCCCGCTTGGCGTGCGCTGCGTGGCTGGGCAGACGGCCCACGCAGGACCGCCTGCAGCTGCTTGTAGCCACGGCCAGCACGGACACGTATCGCCACCATCCCTTTGTCTGGTGACAGGCCTGTGCTGTTCTGCCTGCAGTTGGTAGGCAGTGTTGCCTGGGAGCGGGGAAGCACTAGCCTAGGCAGGACACGAGCTGTTCAAGCATATCTAGTGCAACTTCTCTAAGCTCCTTTAGCTCTGTCATGCTTAGCCTTCTGATCCTGGAGAATGCAGGTGTCCGTTTCCCTGTGCTCCTGGGGTCACTTCAGAGCAAACCTTAAACCTGGGAATCGCAGGTGGCTGGCACTTGTAACGCTGTCTCCTCCCCGCAGGGCTGCACCGCTACGTGTGGCTGGTGTACGAGCAGCCGAAGCAGCTGACCTGCAACGAGCCCATCCTCTCTAATCGCTCTGGTGACAAACGAGGGAAGTTCAAGGTGGCTTCTTTCCGCAGCAAGTACGAGCTGGGGGTGCCGGTAGCTGGCACTTGCTACCAGGCAGAGTGGGATGACTATGTGCCAAAGCTCTATGAGCAGCTGTCGGGGAAGTAGGGCGAGGGGACCTGAAGAAGCACTGTGCAgcaccccctgcacccctggAGACCAGGCTGGTCGGAGTATGTCGCTGTAGTTTTTGTTTGATAGTGAGTTGAACccagctgctcctgccctgACCGCTGGAACTGTAACCCTGTCACTGTCCCTGGCCTGAACTTGCTTCTGTGTCGGTGTGGTCCAGacctgtgctgtgctttggctGACTCCCGTAGGTACAGGTGATTGCTAGCTAGATGAGCTTCTGACAAGGTGTCCCTGTAAGGGCCACCCCCTCCAGGCTGACCTGCTTAAGGGAAACCAAAGCCTTTGCGAGTTAGTGTCACTTCAGAGTGTCTCTGCCGTACTGAAATGGTATTATGTGGCAGTGGTGTGGGTACAGAACCACTTCTGGGTTGGTGCTGGCTGTGTAGTTTCCCCTTTCCAGGAGAGGGGATGGCAGTCTAAGGGAAACCACCCTTTTTTTATTTGGCCCGTGCCTGCACTTCACTGAAGTGAACCACTAAAGTAGCGAAGGTATAGCTGgtaggaggaggcagggaagctGGTTTATAGCACTACCTTGTTCTCTGTTGCTACTCAGAGCTGAGAGACCACTTCATTTTGTTCAAGTTCTGTTGTGACCTGATGTTAATGTGCTGTTTGCTCACAGTGCAATTAAAAACTTACCAAGGTGGATGGTGTGGTTGTCTTCTTGGGGGACGAGGGCAGTgcttacagcagcagcagcttggtgtcattgggttcctttcctcctcctggtgtGAAGAGCCTGGACCCTCTGACAGGAGCTCCACCCCCTGGCAGCGCTGCCTGAAACAAGTGCTGATGCTGGAGGAATGCAGCTCAAAGTGGTCACGTCTTTCCATCCAACAGCCTACCTCGTACAAATTTAAAGCTACTCGCCTCGAGGTGCAGCTTGCCGTCACAGTAAAGTGAGTGCTGGCAAATGGGAGTGCTGGCAGGCTGGCTTCAGAAATTCAGAGAGGACACTTCTTCTTCCAGGGTGTTTCTGAAGCCACTCTCtcacgcagcagcagcaggacaatTTATCCCCTGAAAACCTCCTGTCACCTCTTACCACCCTTGACATTCCTTGCAGCTGATGGGGCAGCAtgtgctcccagctctgccccgtGCCTTGGGAGCTGTGGCGGAGCAGAGCCAGCTCTCGAGGAGCCCTCCCACCCCCTCTGACAGCCTCCCTGTGCCTTTAGCCCACGTTTGGCAGCTGGCCGAGCAccctgtccctgcctgtcccaCGGGATCTCCCCACGGCCCGAGCCTCAGGTGCGGTGCTCCCTGGAGGCCTCCTTCCCTCCGCCCAgcaggtgctgctctgcaggagccCCCACCACCGCAGCTGAACCCCGACTGCAGATTTCAGCTCCTGTGAGAAGCACCACCAGCTTTACTGACCTGAAGCCACTTCCCAGCCAAGCTGCAGGGTCCCAGTTGTTTTCCTGATCCTCCGACAGCTTGCAGCGAGGCCTGGAGGTGTCTCCTAAGTgcttaaagcagaaaatgaaccTTCGGTCCAGTCTGACATCTTTAAAAGGTTAAAAGAGATGAAGCCAATGTAATTCTACTTCACAGAACTAGAAGccttcccccttttttaaaCTACTTCTGCACCCGAGTGGTCTGGGAAATGGGTATTGAAAACCACAACATGCTGCAGCAAGGCCCTGTAAAAGAGTGCCTTTTAAGTCAGAGTAGCCAAGAAAGGTGGTTGGTTTCTGCCCGAAGGTAGTTTTTCAACCCAGCcattaaaacattaaacattACAACAGGATGGGTggtttttcagaaaaacatccCCAGCTACACAAGATGAAGATCCAGAAGCCTAAGCGTATCAGGTGGGTGGCGACGTGCTTGAACAGCCGTGCTTCACTGTGCTCAGCGAGGGCTGATCCATCTCCCTTCTCAGGCTGGAAGcaggacataaaaaaaaagagccacgATCCATTAGCCTAAAAACCTCCGCTGTCAAGAAAACCAGGTTTGGGACAGAGCCCCAGcggctcctccagccctgccagcagagccccAGGCTGAAGGACGGGGCTGGAGGACGCCTCACCCCTTCGTGCATCCGCAAGGGGAGCGCTGGTGGGAGTGGAATGGGTCACCTCCCTGTtcccacctgcagcctgtgccgGGGACCGGCCACGAGCCGCTCTTCCCACAATGAGACAGCGAGGCGTTGTGATGAAcacttttatttacaaatataattaaaagctCTGACAGTTATTCATGCTCTTCCTTGGaacctgaaaaatgtttttgttgttttgttggttttttgttgtttttttttttttttaaagtgcatgcAAAAGAagtaaagccttttttttttatctttttattgtaagaaaatacacagtttGAAAGTGTGAATAATGCAATATTTATGACCAAGATCATGGGGTTGGGGGGTGGACTTGGGGgaggaacaacaacaaaaaaaaaagaaa
This window contains:
- the PEBP1 gene encoding phosphatidylethanolamine-binding protein 1, which codes for MPVDLGLWSGPLSLTEVEQKPVHPLRVKYGSVEIDELGKVLTPTQVQHRPTSIEWAGCDPQKLYTLVLTDPDAPSRKDPKFREWHHFLVTNMKGNNVGSGTVLSDYVGSGPPKGTGLHRYVWLVYEQPKQLTCNEPILSNRSGDKRGKFKVASFRSKYELGVPVAGTCYQAEWDDYVPKLYEQLSGK